The following are encoded in a window of Candidatus Woesearchaeota archaeon genomic DNA:
- a CDS encoding prepilin peptidase, with product MELIIIILALAALAIGSYTDIKSREVPDVINYGLVFLGVGLGIVFSIISKDWHILLNSLLGFLIMFIFGAVMFYTGQWGGGDAKMLMGIGALVGLEASIKTWLTNIPFLFFFIGLVLIVGGGYGLIWGIVIGIQHKKQFLEEVKKRLYQSTIKRTKVILVIASLLLIGYSFTLTFYLRLLVLILVLLLLVSFYLIIFIKIIEELGMVKEIPLSQLTEGDWINKEIKVKGKYIAGPKDLGVSKEQIALLKKLNIKKVEVKYGMPFVPAFLVAFIIALI from the coding sequence ATGGAATTAATTATCATTATTCTTGCACTAGCTGCGTTAGCAATCGGCTCGTATACTGATATTAAATCTCGAGAAGTGCCTGATGTAATCAATTATGGTCTTGTTTTTCTCGGTGTTGGATTAGGAATAGTTTTTTCAATTATTAGCAAAGATTGGCATATTCTTCTCAATAGTTTACTTGGTTTCTTGATTATGTTTATTTTTGGAGCAGTTATGTTTTATACAGGACAATGGGGCGGCGGAGATGCTAAGATGCTGATGGGCATTGGAGCATTGGTTGGATTAGAAGCATCCATTAAAACATGGTTAACTAACATCCCTTTTCTTTTTTTTTTCATAGGATTAGTACTGATTGTTGGGGGAGGTTATGGATTAATCTGGGGTATAGTAATAGGAATCCAGCATAAGAAACAATTTCTTGAAGAAGTAAAGAAGCGTTTGTATCAATCAACTATTAAAAGAACAAAGGTAATTTTAGTTATCGCAAGCCTGCTCTTGATTGGCTATTCCTTTACCTTAACGTTCTATTTACGCCTGCTTGTTTTAATCTTAGTTCTTTTATTATTAGTATCATTTTATTTAATTATATTTATTAAAATCATCGAAGAACTTGGCATGGTTAAAGAAATCCCTCTTTCTCAACTTACCGAAGGGGATTGGATTAATAAAGAAATTAAAGTTAAGGGAAAATATATTGCAGGACCTAAAGATTTAGGAGTGAGCAAAGAACAAATAGCTTTACTTAAGAAACTAAATATAAAAAAAGTAGAAGTGAAATATGGTATGCCTTTTGTACCTGCATTTTTAGTGGCATTTATTATTGCGTTGATCTAA
- a CDS encoding endonuclease V → MNLEKLRNEQDKLAEKLLLVDNIECSSLIGAIATMYSGEMIITAIVIYDAAKKVVIERVSASQEAAFKHSPEFICFREGPTVMMAYEKVTKKPDFFFIEGTGILHPRKMGTASYIGLLTDTPTIGVSSKQLFGQKTGDTVVVHKEVVAKIIPTKEKAKPLYVSQGNKISLKTAVELTKQYLQGHKLPEPLYIAYKYAVKIKHIRSTQ, encoded by the coding sequence ATGAATCTAGAAAAATTGCGAAATGAGCAGGATAAACTTGCAGAGAAGTTGCTCTTAGTTGATAATATCGAATGCAGCTCTCTTATTGGTGCAATAGCAACAATGTATAGTGGTGAAATGATCATCACTGCCATTGTCATTTACGATGCAGCAAAAAAAGTAGTTATTGAGAGAGTTTCAGCTTCACAAGAAGCAGCTTTCAAGCATTCTCCTGAATTTATTTGTTTTAGGGAAGGACCAACCGTGATGATGGCATATGAAAAAGTAACAAAAAAACCGGATTTTTTCTTTATAGAAGGCACAGGAATATTGCATCCTCGGAAAATGGGTACTGCTAGTTATATCGGCTTATTAACTGACACTCCAACCATTGGTGTTTCCTCAAAACAACTTTTTGGTCAAAAAACAGGAGATACTGTTGTTGTGCATAAAGAAGTCGTTGCAAAAATCATCCCAACGAAAGAAAAAGCAAAACCCTTGTATGTTTCACAAGGCAATAAAATCAGCTTAAAAACTGCTGTAGAATTAACAAAACAATATTTACAAGGTCATAAATTGCCAGAACCCTTGTACATTGCTTATAAATATGCTGTTAAAATAAAGCATATTAGATCAACGCAATAA
- a CDS encoding stage II sporulation protein M codes for MVLEQLFKANWLEKRPLYAFVLGVIYASIGIISARIIFPNSSSIMSVAFTAILLIPSLNKLLSDEENREIREKKLSLRLLLKDHADIFEIYFFMFMGVFIIFAGIALLMPEIYTYQAFSSQLQAAGYTGKAFGLDPFMIEIFMNNLLVLFVCFILSLVYGAGSVLFLAWNASVWGIVFGVAFKTPETFFIEIIPILPHLIGETTAYLSAAIVGGVISKAVLREKLFSEKFNHIVTDAGIFLAMAVVLIFGAALIETKVHTYKEIITTATVIMISIAGLAAFFIREKRFILKEEKIVKKKLKKVFD; via the coding sequence ATGGTTTTAGAACAGCTTTTCAAAGCAAATTGGCTTGAAAAAAGACCCCTCTATGCATTTGTTCTCGGTGTTATCTATGCAAGCATAGGTATTATCAGTGCAAGAATAATCTTTCCTAATAGTTCAAGCATAATGTCAGTAGCTTTTACGGCAATATTACTGATTCCTTCTTTAAATAAGCTCTTAAGTGATGAAGAAAATCGGGAAATCCGGGAGAAAAAACTCTCTTTGAGATTGCTTCTCAAAGATCATGCTGACATATTTGAAATCTATTTTTTCATGTTTATGGGTGTTTTTATCATCTTTGCTGGCATTGCCTTGCTTATGCCAGAAATATATACTTATCAAGCATTTTCATCTCAATTGCAGGCGGCTGGCTACACAGGAAAAGCTTTTGGTTTAGATCCATTTATGATAGAGATTTTTATGAATAATCTCTTAGTGTTATTTGTTTGCTTTATCCTATCTTTAGTCTATGGGGCTGGTTCAGTATTGTTTTTAGCATGGAACGCTTCAGTATGGGGAATTGTGTTTGGGGTTGCATTTAAAACACCAGAAACCTTTTTTATTGAAATAATTCCTATTTTGCCGCATTTGATTGGAGAAACAACAGCATACCTTTCAGCAGCAATTGTTGGCGGTGTTATTTCAAAAGCAGTATTAAGGGAAAAGCTTTTTTCAGAAAAATTCAATCATATTGTGACTGATGCTGGTATATTTCTTGCTATGGCAGTTGTGTTAATATTTGGCGCAGCTCTTATTGAAACAAAAGTGCATACCTACAAGGAAATTATTACGACAGCAACGGTTATAATGATCAGTATTGCAGGTTTGGCAGCTTTTTTTATTCGAGAAAAACGCTTCATTTTGAAGGAAGAAAAAATAGTGAAGAAAAAATTAAAAAAAGTATTTGATTAG
- a CDS encoding type II toxin-antitoxin system VapC family toxin produces MLYLDANFFIFALFDIMKKGQNARSLQKEIIDGKKTAVTSVLALEEVMWVIIKNKKKALIRQVIQDIYAMPNLSIKEVSPIVPVKALDFMEKYNLKPRDSFHLAVMELLNVTLIVSDDVDFDKVKSIKRIKLE; encoded by the coding sequence ATGTTATACCTTGATGCAAATTTCTTTATTTTTGCGCTTTTTGATATAATGAAAAAAGGTCAGAATGCACGTTCACTGCAGAAAGAGATTATTGACGGGAAGAAAACTGCAGTTACCTCTGTTTTAGCATTAGAGGAAGTAATGTGGGTAATAATTAAAAATAAAAAGAAAGCTTTAATTCGTCAAGTAATTCAAGATATTTATGCTATGCCTAATCTCAGCATAAAAGAAGTTTCACCCATAGTTCCTGTTAAAGCATTGGATTTCATGGAGAAATATAATTTAAAACCTCGAGATTCTTTTCATCTTGCAGTTATGGAACTACTTAATGTAACCTTAATAGTAAGTGATGATGTGGATTTTGATAAAGTTAAAAGCATAAAGCGAATAAAGCTAGAATAG
- a CDS encoding AbrB/MazE/SpoVT family DNA-binding domain-containing protein has protein sequence MIQIQTKVGARGQIVIPKLIRESLGINEDQTIFLEVDKKVLKITSAPERDLVKAWEEIAKKEGGNVTKSFVYGDKLYEGEF, from the coding sequence ATGATCCAGATACAAACAAAAGTAGGGGCACGGGGGCAAATTGTTATACCTAAACTGATTAGGGAAAGCCTTGGTATCAATGAAGACCAGACGATTTTTTTAGAAGTAGATAAAAAAGTGCTTAAAATAACCTCAGCTCCAGAACGAGATTTAGTAAAGGCATGGGAAGAAATCGCAAAAAAAGAAGGCGGAAATGTGACAAAGAGCTTTGTGTATGGGGATAAATTATATGAAGGGGAGTTTTAA
- a CDS encoding transcription factor S, producing the protein MFCKQCGSILMPTKVKDKTVMFCKKCGDSGQKADIKLKDIVKHDHVKSAGVVEEEKEAYPLIEFSGCKKCGHKRAYFWTVQTRASDEPETKFYKCEKCKSVTRDYS; encoded by the coding sequence ATGTTTTGTAAACAATGCGGATCAATATTAATGCCAACAAAGGTCAAAGATAAAACAGTAATGTTCTGTAAAAAATGCGGCGATTCAGGACAGAAAGCTGATATTAAGCTTAAAGATATCGTAAAACATGACCATGTTAAATCTGCTGGTGTTGTTGAAGAAGAAAAAGAAGCTTATCCGCTGATTGAATTCTCTGGCTGTAAAAAATGCGGGCATAAAAGAGCATATTTCTGGACAGTTCAAACACGGGCATCAGACGAGCCTGAAACAAAATTCTACAAATGCGAGAAATGCAAGAGCGTTACCAGGGATTATAGCTGA
- a CDS encoding signal peptidase I: MDKQDLKQKLKQFWHFVWEDDSAASWIVNIILAFVIIRFLLYPGLSFAFGTSLPIVAVVSGSMEHKIVEPYYNLPPAICGKNFEEEKRLNFDAYWELCGGWYTSNTNITKEQFKAFPFKNGFNKADIMLLKSAKKPEKVQIGDVIVFQSNAASHPIIHRVVNIEKKEDGYHFTTKGDHNSKTHVELGENDIHQRRYLGKAFLRVPYLGWIKVTAVCGYKKLKGMPFIACMKY, encoded by the coding sequence ATGGATAAACAAGACCTCAAGCAAAAACTGAAGCAATTCTGGCATTTTGTATGGGAAGATGACAGTGCAGCAAGCTGGATAGTGAATATTATTCTTGCATTTGTTATTATTAGATTTTTATTATATCCAGGATTAAGTTTTGCATTTGGAACATCATTGCCTATTGTAGCTGTTGTTTCTGGAAGTATGGAGCATAAGATTGTAGAGCCGTATTACAATCTGCCTCCAGCTATTTGTGGAAAAAACTTTGAAGAAGAAAAACGGTTGAATTTTGATGCTTACTGGGAATTATGCGGGGGGTGGTATACTTCCAACACAAATATTACCAAAGAACAATTCAAAGCATTTCCGTTTAAGAATGGCTTTAACAAGGCAGATATCATGCTTTTGAAATCAGCTAAAAAACCTGAAAAAGTGCAAATAGGGGATGTTATTGTTTTTCAGTCAAATGCAGCATCGCATCCTATTATCCATCGTGTAGTAAATATAGAAAAGAAAGAAGATGGTTATCATTTTACCACTAAAGGCGATCATAACAGCAAAACTCATGTTGAATTAGGAGAAAATGATATTCATCAACGCAGGTATTTAGGAAAAGCTTTTTTAAGAGTACCCTATCTCGGTTGGATAAAAGTAACTGCAGTTTGTGGTTATAAAAAACTAAAAGGCATGCCATTTATTGCATGTATGAAGTATTAA
- a CDS encoding sigma-54-dependent Fis family transcriptional regulator, translating into MVYLVADYAETGLAIGSNNGHLVGTSNHILGLVKTLERIANFPTPVLITGETGTGKEVVAKALHYNSFRRYAPFVTVNCAAIPRDLLESELFGHKKGSFTGATSDRSGKFEAANTGTLFLDEIGDMSPDLQAKILRVLEDRKVTRVGSTAITEVDVRVVSATNHDLEACIKEGRFRQDLFYRLNTYTLGLAPLRDRRQDILPLLSYFIKQYNDRYSNHGVSLEGISEEALELLQCYSWPGNVRELRSVVERFALDKRRGIIEVEDIPDKFKRTVKSSRAQGNLPSWYSFGVKPYLLRDLCDDGRFMPDRSNLRRKIDTNPQHFKTERIGSETKGIKVVYLTPFNFYVLLGKIDNEAQLYDIKVRLFDEIINDDFNDLIIEPFAIYSAGRLNTRYGIPFSEMCRTPLMAKGIYVVSAEMTTENDYRAVRNNCFALRLSDLEDFIPRDLHNRTQVTTELGIEIRTRYACFKEGNFNG; encoded by the coding sequence ATGGTTTATTTAGTAGCTGATTATGCAGAGACAGGTTTAGCAATAGGTAGTAATAATGGTCATTTAGTTGGTACAAGTAATCATATTTTAGGGTTAGTAAAAACATTAGAACGAATTGCTAATTTTCCAACGCCTGTTTTAATTACTGGAGAAACTGGAACAGGAAAAGAAGTTGTTGCGAAGGCACTTCATTATAATAGTTTTCGAAGGTATGCACCTTTTGTTACAGTAAACTGTGCAGCTATACCACGAGACTTACTTGAATCAGAATTATTTGGTCATAAGAAAGGATCATTTACTGGTGCTACCAGTGATCGTAGTGGTAAATTTGAAGCTGCAAACACTGGCACGTTGTTTCTTGATGAGATTGGTGATATGTCTCCTGATTTGCAAGCAAAGATTTTAAGAGTTTTAGAAGACAGGAAAGTAACCAGAGTAGGAAGCACTGCAATAACAGAGGTTGATGTTCGTGTTGTTTCAGCAACCAATCACGATTTAGAAGCTTGTATAAAAGAAGGAAGATTTAGGCAAGATTTATTCTATCGGTTAAATACGTATACCCTAGGATTAGCACCTCTTCGAGATAGGAGACAAGATATCTTACCATTGTTGTCATATTTTATCAAACAATATAATGATAGGTATAGTAACCATGGTGTTAGTTTAGAAGGTATTAGTGAAGAAGCTTTAGAACTTCTACAATGTTATTCTTGGCCGGGAAATGTGAGGGAATTGCGATCAGTAGTTGAGCGATTTGCTTTAGATAAACGAAGAGGGATAATTGAAGTAGAAGACATTCCTGATAAATTCAAGAGAACAGTGAAAAGCTCTCGAGCTCAAGGCAATTTACCAAGTTGGTATTCTTTTGGGGTTAAACCATATCTCTTAAGAGATTTATGTGACGATGGTCGTTTTATGCCTGATCGGAGCAATTTGAGAAGAAAAATTGATACTAATCCACAACATTTTAAGACAGAAAGAATAGGTTCTGAAACAAAAGGTATAAAAGTTGTTTATTTAACTCCTTTTAATTTCTATGTACTTTTAGGGAAGATAGACAACGAAGCTCAATTATATGATATAAAAGTAAGATTATTCGATGAAATAATTAATGATGACTTTAATGATCTAATTATTGAACCGTTTGCAATTTATTCTGCAGGAAGATTAAACACTAGATATGGTATTCCTTTTAGTGAAATGTGTAGAACACCGTTAATGGCAAAAGGAATTTATGTAGTTTCAGCGGAAATGACAACTGAAAATGATTATCGAGCAGTTCGAAATAACTGTTTTGCTTTACGATTATCAGATCTTGAGGATTTTATTCCAAGAGATCTTCATAATCGTACTCAAGTAACTACTGAATTAGGAATAGAAATAAGAACAAGATATGCTTGCTTTAAAGAAGGAAATTTCAATGGATAG
- the ribH gene encoding 6,7-dimethyl-8-ribityllumazine synthase, with protein sequence MVINNNNIANNNPTNIGIVVGEFNQEITLVMLETARKTAQLLKLEVAKVITVPGMYDAPLAVQQLLERKDIAGVAVLGAVIQGATDHDVLVAHCCAQACTELSLKYKKPVTLGVIGPKASYEAADARKEEYGRRAIAALDAMLRTLSA encoded by the coding sequence ATGGTCATTAATAACAATAATATTGCAAACAATAATCCAACAAACATTGGTATTGTAGTAGGGGAATTTAATCAAGAGATCACTTTAGTAATGTTGGAAACAGCAAGAAAAACAGCGCAGTTGTTGAAATTAGAAGTTGCTAAAGTAATAACAGTACCTGGAATGTATGATGCGCCTCTTGCAGTGCAGCAACTCCTCGAAAGAAAAGATATTGCAGGAGTTGCAGTGCTTGGAGCTGTTATCCAAGGTGCTACAGATCATGATGTTCTTGTAGCACATTGCTGTGCTCAAGCTTGCACAGAATTAAGCTTAAAATATAAGAAACCAGTAACTCTTGGTGTTATTGGTCCAAAAGCAAGCTATGAAGCAGCAGATGCGAGAAAAGAAGAATATGGGCGAAGAGCAATAGCTGCTTTAGATGCTATGCTTCGTACTTTGAGTGCGTAA